A stretch of Mastomys coucha isolate ucsf_1 unplaced genomic scaffold, UCSF_Mcou_1 pScaffold3, whole genome shotgun sequence DNA encodes these proteins:
- the Gpr6 gene encoding G-protein coupled receptor 6 gives MNASAAALNESQVVAVAAEGAAAAATAAGTPDTSEWGPPAASAALGGGGGPNGSLELSSQLPAGPSGLLLSAVNPWDVLLCVSGTVIAGENALVVALIASTPALRTPMFVLVGSLATADLLAGCGLILHFVFQYVVPSETVSLLMVGFLVASFAASVSSLLAITVDRYLSLYNALTYYSRRTLLGVHLLLAATWTVSLGLGLLPVLGWNCLADRASCSVVRPLTRSHVALLSTSFFVVFGVMLHLYVRICQVVWRHAHQIALQQHCLAPPHLAATRKGVGTLAVVLGTFGASWLPFAIYCVVGSQEDPAIYTYATLLPATYNSMINPIIYAFRNQEIQRALWLLFCGCFQSKVPFRSRSPSEV, from the coding sequence ACCTCCAGCAGCATCCGCGGCGCTGGGAGGCGGCGGCGGACCTAACGGGTCACTGGAGCTGTCTTCGCAGCTGCCAGCAGGGCCCTCGGGACTACTGCTTTCGGCAGTGAATCCCTGGGATGTGCTGCTATGCGTGTCGGGAACTGTGATTGCAGGCGAAAATGCGCTGGTGGTGGCGCTCATCGCGTCCACTCCCGCGCTGCGCACTCCCATGTTTGTGCTCGTGGGTAGTCTAGCCACTGCTGACCTGCTGGCTGGCTGTGGCCTCATCCTACACTTCGTGTTCCAGTATGTGGTGCCCTCGGAAACTGTGAGCCTGCTCATGGTGGGCTTCTTGGTGGCGTCCTTCGCCGCCTCAGTCAGCAGCCTGCTTGCTATCACAGTGGACCGTTACCTGTCCCTTTACAACGCACTCACCTACTACTCGCGCCGGACCCTGTTGGGCGTGCACCTCTTGCTAGCAGCCACCTGGACTGTGTCCCTCGGGTTGGGGTTGCTGCCTGTTCTAGGTTGGAACTGTTTGGCCGACCGCGCGTCCTGCAGCGTGGTGCGCCCCCTGACACGCAGCCATGTGGCGTTGCTCTCCACTTCCTTCTTTGTGGTCTTTGGCGTCATGCTGCACTTGTACGTGCGCATCTGCCAGGTGGTCTGGCGCCACGCCCACCAGATCGCTTTGCAACAGCATTGCCTAGCACCACCCCACTTAGCAGCCACCAGAAAGGGAGTGGGAACTTTGGCCGTGGTGCTAGGCACTTTTGGGGCCAGCTGGCTGCCCTTTGCCATCTATTGTGTGGTGGGTAGTCAAGAGGACCCGGCCATCTACACCTATGCCACCCTGCTGCCTGCCACCTATAACTCCATGATCAACCCCATCATCTATGCCTTCCGCAACCAGGAGATCCAGCGTGCCTTGTGGCTCCTGTTCTGTGGCTGTTTCCAATCCAAAGTGCCCTTCCGCTCCAGGTCCCCCAGTGAGGTCTAG